In Uranotaenia lowii strain MFRU-FL unplaced genomic scaffold, ASM2978415v1 HiC_scaffold_137, whole genome shotgun sequence, a genomic segment contains:
- the LOC129759290 gene encoding mucin-19-like, giving the protein MENDRSVPAISILLLLGIFSLAHLDAVASIQIDNRLVQPQHDCFERIALGAMLPFEKTFRNSDTNSLKICETLCLNDKECQTFSFGISGRGNGTCQLSANLIDATNSRPVGTIFDPDFDLYTRKYNCFLDSGGPSNAPPRPGGLSNFPGNELPPGGTTRPTSSFPPSGPPERPGPPIFSPSGSPPTGEPISTTHGGFPETRPTSEYPGTYSTSIGTTYGQTTGETLPETTAPGEEYYTTKDQPSSSITGHYGPPTSTAAGTTGIDRTPTKQTAPTVPGEAPTKYPLDIRPQYPSGSGPSRPNTYSYQYPMLYETNYPMPNNNGHLPEMYAQNIPSLDSNYLRPEYAGYFGRPTSPSASTGNMKPVDNTISGYGSTGPQRPLDSKPSGYGSGGSRPTGIATGPNGYGYGSSVSRPQQRPPSGPPSGGDGGYKVTEEKQEQPSSMR; this is encoded by the exons ATTGTTTCGAACGGATAGCGCTGGGAGCTATGTTACCATTCGAAAAGACGTTCCGAAATTCGGATACAAATTcgttaaaaatctgtgaaactcTCTGTCTAAATGACAAAGAATGCCAAACGTTCTCATTTgg CATTTCCGGGCGAGGTAATGGAACCTGTCAACTCTCGGCAAACCTGATCGATGCCACTAACTCAAGACCTGTGGGGACCATTTTCGATCCAGATTTTGATCTCTATACTCGAAAGTATAACTGTTTTTTAGACTCGGGTGGACCTTCAAACGCACCCCCTAGACCTGGAG ggCTAAGCAATTTTCCTGGTAACGAACTACCTCCAGGAGGAACAACAAGACCAACATCTTCATTCCCTCCTTCTGGACCACCAGAACGACCTGGACCTCCGATATTCTCACCAAGTGGCAGTCCGCCAACTGGCGAGCCCATATCGACTACCCATGGAGGTTTCCCTGAAACACGACCCACCAGCGAATATCCAGGAACATACTCAACCAGCATCGGAACCACTTATGGGCAAACGACAGGAGAAACACTTCCTGAAACCACCGCCCCTGGTGAAGAATACTACACCACTAAGGATCAACCTTCTTCATCGATAACCGGTCATTACGGTCCTCCTACGAGTACTGCAGCTGGAACTACAGGAATCGACAGGACGCCAACTAAACAAACGGCACCAACGGTGCCTGGTGAAGCACCCACTAAATATCCTTTGGATATCAGACCACAGTATCCGAGTGGATCAGGTCCTTCGAGGCCGAACACCTATTCTTACCAGTACCCAATGCTCTACGAAACCAACTATCCAATGCCTAATAACAACGGACATCTGCCTGAAATGTATGCTCAAAACATTCCATCCTTAGATAGCAACTACCTTAGACCCGAATACGCCGGATACTTTGGAAGACCCACCAGTCCTTCAGCTTCTACGGGTAATATGAAACCAGTTGATAATACAATTTCCGGATATGGTAGCACCGGGCCCCAAAGACCGTTGGATAGTAAACCCTCTGGATATGGAAGTGGGGGAAGTCGCCCAACAGGAATAGCGACAGGGCCCAATGGATATGGCTATGGAAGCAGCGTTAGCAGACCGCAACAACGGCCTCCAAGTGGTCCACCTAGTGGTGGAGATGGTGGATATAAGGTGACGGAAGAAAAGCAGGAACAACCAAGCAGTATGCGAC